A window of the Bos indicus x Bos taurus breed Angus x Brahman F1 hybrid chromosome X, Bos_hybrid_MaternalHap_v2.0, whole genome shotgun sequence genome harbors these coding sequences:
- the IL3RA gene encoding interleukin-3 receptor subunit alpha, whose protein sequence is MALPWLAVLLTLICCSMTTDHAISDPDPPIKNLRIDPERKRLAWDQHGNVSEIGCYVNSKILKKAIEKPYCSLGDLSCEVKNYTVKVIKGQPFSAWIQYPKQGNPLAAADNLTCRVHDVDQLSCSWAVGEEAPANVQYHFYLKHPLKTWPCPKYMQNQQGVNVQCHFDSLSLQPERQTLFRFLVNGTSGGSKIPCRQMTHRLEEIEILAAPNITKKWCNESYSFMEWEVRSLFTEDIKYELEIQKGTDLAYKEETELKVLGLRNPGPYTVKIKAMDSLFFESRPAGQWSAPQHLDCGRKDASFPIWLVYLLAPLGALLLVGLVFLCRRWPLMQKLFPRVPHVKDPVGDSFQNERMMAWDPEQQSQEECPVVRVQVLGET, encoded by the exons ATGGCCCTCCCCTGGCTGGCCGTGCTCCTGACACTCATCTGCTGCTCGATGACCACGGACCACG CCATCTCTGATCCAGACCCACCGATTAAGAACTTAAGGATagatccagaaagaaaaagattggcCTGGGACCAGCACGGAAATGTTTCTGAAATTGGGTGTTACGTCAATtcgaaaattttaaaaaag GCAATAGAGAAGCCCTATTGCAGTCTTGGCGACTTGTCGTGCGAAGTGAAAAACTATACTGTGAAGGTGATAAAAGGTCAACCGTTCTCTGCTTGGATTCAGTATCCAAAGCAAG GCAACCCCCTGGCGGCCGCGGACAACCTGACCTGCCGGGTGCACGACGTGGATCAGCTCAGCTGCAGCTGGGCGGTGGGCGAGGAGGCCCCGGCGAACGTTCAATACCATTTCTATCTGAAGCACCCCTT GAAGACGTGGCCATGTCCCAAGTACATGCAGAACCAGCAGGGCGTCAACGTCCAGTGCCATTTTGACAGCCTCTCCCTTCAACCTGAACGCCAAACTCTGTTCCGTTTCCTGGTGAATGGTACCAGCGGTGGCTCCAAAATCCCCTGCCGCCAAATGACCCATAGATTGGAAGAAATTG AAATATTAGCTGCCCCGAACATCACAAAAAAGTGGTGTAACGAAAGCTACTCATTCATGGAATGGGAAGTAAGGAGTCTCTTTACTGAAGACATCAAGTATGAACTTGAGATACAGAAG GGCACGGACCTTGCCTACAAAGAGGAG ACAGAGCTCAAGGTTTTGGGGCTGAGGAATCCGGGACCCTACACAGTGAAGATCAAGGCCATGGACTCCCTGTTCTTCGAGAGCAGACCGGCAGGCCAGTGGAGCGCCCCGCAGCACCTCG ACTGCGGCCGCAAGGACGCGTCCTTCCCGATCTGGCTGGTATACCTGCTGGCCCCGCTCGGGGCGCTGCTCCTGGTGGGGCTCGTCTTCCTGTGTCGCAG GTGGCCGTTGATGCAGAAGCTCTTCCCGCGTGTCCCTCACGTGAAAGACCCCGTCGGCGACAGCTTTCAGAACGAGAGGATG ATGGCCTGGGACCCCgagcagcagagccaggaggAGTGCCCGGTGGTCCGCGTGCAGGTGTTGGGGGAAACGTGA
- the SLC25A6 gene encoding ADP/ATP translocase 3 → MTEQAISFAKDFLAGGIAAAISKTAVAPIERVKLLLQVQHASKQIAADKQYKGIVDCIVRIPKEQGVLSFWRGNLANVIRYFPTQALNFAFKDKYKQIFLGGVDKRTQFWRYFAGNLASGGAAGATSLCFVYPLDFARTRLAADVGKSGSEREFRGLGDCLVKITKSDGIRGLYQGFNVSVQGIIIYRAAYFGIYDTAKGMLPDPKNTHIVVSWMIAQTVTAVAGVVSYPFDTVRRRMMMQSGRKGADIMYKGTVDCWRKILKDEGGKAFFKGAWSNVLRGMGGAFVLVLYDELKKVI, encoded by the exons ATGACGGAACAGGCCATCTCCTTCGCCAAGGATTTCCTGGCCGGGGGCATCGCCGCCGCCATCTCCAAGACTGCCGTTGCCCCGATCGAGCGCGTCAAGCTCCTGCTGCAG GTGCAGCACGCGAGCAAGCAGATCGCGGCCGACAAGCAGTACAAGGGCATCGTGGACTGCATCGTGCGTATCCCCAAGGAGCAGGGCGTGCTGTCCTTCTGGCGGGGCAACCTGGCCAACGTCATCCGCTATTTCCCCACGCAAGCGCTCAACTTCGCTTTCAAAGACAAGTACAAGCAGATCTTCCTGGGGGGCGTGGACAAGCGCACGCAGTTCTGGAGGTACTTTGCGGGCAACCTGGCCTCCGGCGGGGCGGCCGGGGCCACTTCCCTGTGCTTCGTCTACCCGCTGGATTTCGCCCGAACCCGCCTGGCGGCCGACGTGGGCAAGTCGGGCAGTGAGCGCGAGTTCAGGGGCCTGGGAGACTGTCTGGTGAAGATCACCAAGTCTGACGGCATCCGCGGGCTGTACCAGGGCTTCAACGTGTCGGTGCAGGGCATCATCATCTACCGCGCCGCCTACTTCGGCATCTACGACACCGCCAAGG gcATGCTCCCCGACCCCAAGAACACGCACATCGTGGTGAGCTGGATGATCGCGCAGACCGTGACGGCCGTGGCGGGCGTGGTCTCCTACCCCTTCGACACCGTGCGGCGGCGCATGATGATGCAGTCGGGGCGCAAAGGAG CCGACATCATGTACAAGGGCACCGTGGACTGCTGGCGGAAGATCCTCAAGGACGAGGGCGGCAAGGCCTTCTTCAAGGGCGCCTGGTCCAACGTTCTGCGCGGCATGGGCGGCGCCTTCGTGCTGGTCCTCTACGACGAGCTCAAGAAGGTCATCTAG